The following coding sequences are from one Ramlibacter henchirensis window:
- a CDS encoding class I SAM-dependent methyltransferase: MSAAQDLQLRPGQSTELLKELHILTREGKLNQDSRRKLKQVYHLHQFIDQLLKELPAGEDGPAIVDHGAGKSYLGFIIYDLSLKESGRGTVYGIETRQELVERSRALAQRFGFERMQFLHTSAAEAADDQSLPERVELVTALHACDTATDDAIAFGLRKHSAAMVLVPCCQAEVAARLRQGKALSLSRTPLAELWRHPLHTREMGSQLTNVLRCLYLEACGYTVTVTELVGWEHSMKNELILARYTGKPKRSSAERLRALLAEFGLESLEPVRFPALAQEPAE, translated from the coding sequence ATGAGCGCCGCCCAGGACCTGCAGCTGCGTCCCGGGCAGTCCACCGAGCTGCTCAAGGAGCTGCACATCCTCACGCGCGAGGGCAAGCTCAACCAGGATTCGCGCCGCAAGCTCAAGCAGGTCTATCACCTGCACCAGTTCATCGACCAGCTGCTCAAGGAGCTGCCCGCGGGCGAGGACGGGCCGGCGATCGTCGACCACGGAGCGGGCAAGTCCTACCTTGGGTTCATCATCTACGACCTGTCGCTGAAGGAGTCGGGGCGCGGGACGGTCTACGGCATCGAGACGCGCCAGGAACTGGTCGAACGCTCTCGGGCCCTGGCGCAGCGTTTCGGCTTCGAGCGCATGCAGTTCCTGCACACCAGCGCGGCCGAGGCCGCCGACGACCAATCACTGCCGGAGCGGGTGGAGCTCGTCACCGCGCTCCACGCGTGCGACACCGCCACCGATGACGCGATCGCCTTCGGGCTGCGCAAGCACTCGGCCGCGATGGTGCTGGTGCCCTGCTGCCAGGCCGAAGTGGCGGCGCGCCTGCGGCAGGGCAAGGCGCTGTCGCTGTCGCGTACGCCGCTGGCGGAGCTGTGGCGGCACCCCCTGCACACGCGCGAGATGGGCAGCCAGCTCACCAACGTGCTTCGCTGCCTGTACCTGGAGGCCTGCGGTTATACGGTGACGGTGACGGAGCTGGTGGGCTGGGAGCACAGCATGAAGAACGAGTTGATCCTGGCGCGCTACACCGGCAAACCAAAACGCAGTTCAGCCGAGCGGCTGCGGGCGCTGCTGGCGGAATTCGGGCTGGAGTCGCTGGAGCCGGTGCGCTTTCCTGCGCTCGCCCAGGAACCAGCGGAGTAG
- a CDS encoding REP-associated tyrosine transposase, with protein sequence MARLPRLTLPGYPHHVIQRGNNRQRIFEDDADRRLLLELVEGYARELKVAIHSYVLMDNHFHLLATPGTERGLPEMMQAIGRRYVRYFNNRQKRSGTLWEGRYRSTLIQAERYLLACMVYIDLNPVRARMVEEPAQYPWSSHRHYVGAAHDRLVTPHPLIWSLGNTPFAREQAYGELIAAGISRDTQEALSGATHRGWALGDARYLAELRQRSDRRPEPLAAGRPQKKRST encoded by the coding sequence ATGGCCCGACTTCCCCGGCTGACGCTTCCCGGCTATCCGCACCACGTGATCCAGCGCGGCAACAACCGCCAGCGGATCTTCGAGGACGACGCTGACCGCCGATTGCTGCTCGAGCTGGTCGAGGGCTATGCGCGCGAGCTGAAGGTGGCGATCCACAGCTACGTGCTGATGGACAACCACTTCCACCTGCTGGCCACGCCCGGGACTGAAAGGGGGCTGCCCGAGATGATGCAGGCCATCGGTCGCCGCTACGTGCGCTACTTCAACAACCGGCAGAAGCGCAGCGGCACGCTGTGGGAGGGTCGGTACCGTTCGACGCTCATCCAGGCCGAGCGCTACCTGCTGGCGTGCATGGTCTACATCGACCTGAACCCGGTCCGCGCGCGGATGGTGGAGGAGCCGGCGCAGTACCCGTGGTCCAGTCACCGCCATTACGTGGGCGCCGCGCATGACCGGCTGGTGACGCCGCATCCGCTGATCTGGTCGCTCGGCAATACGCCGTTTGCGCGCGAGCAGGCGTATGGCGAGCTGATCGCCGCAGGCATCAGCCGTGACACGCAGGAGGCGCTTTCAGGCGCGACCCATCGGGGCTGGGCGCTGGGCGATGCGCGCTATCTCGCTGAACTGCGGCAGCGCAGTGATCGCCGGCCGGAGCCGTTGGCCGCGGGTCGTCCTCAGAAGAAGAGATCAACTTGA